The following coding sequences lie in one Bacteroides helcogenes P 36-108 genomic window:
- a CDS encoding 6-bladed beta-propeller, with product MKSLFLLLIFCTFWACRPVSEEKDSFKEIEKIVINPQVIDNQLDLSEILSDSLDVIALETRDECLISEIDHLEYYKDMIFVSDRVNKKILVFTSNGRYLKSIGKQGAAPGEYVSLGDFSFKGDSVVVQDRYKKNYIIYDLYSTSYREVPYNVFHWEMISFGDCMSLVSNNIESSYGNYNLFEFNLNTAKILGKKLPFKEKDTEKSTFGLKRYASKCDDEAMLIYPLNDTIYTVKKDEIFPSYVISFTERNLPEKLNVDKNQLYRYVHENKFLKGWEYMQNSRKYLLGYYIDDGFKYFIFNKQNLKVNVGKWLVIGFLGNMSFYNFCTTSDNTLYTFLNADILLSNWISIRKNCKNDYYRDKMDRVAEGLNDDSNPVLFRWHFKDVTE from the coding sequence ATGAAAAGTCTGTTTCTGTTGTTGATATTTTGTACCTTTTGGGCCTGTCGTCCGGTAAGTGAAGAGAAGGACTCTTTTAAAGAAATAGAGAAAATTGTGATAAATCCTCAAGTAATTGATAATCAGTTGGACTTATCAGAGATCCTTAGTGATTCATTGGATGTAATTGCTTTGGAAACAAGGGATGAATGCTTGATTTCCGAAATAGATCATCTTGAATATTATAAAGATATGATATTTGTATCTGATAGAGTAAATAAGAAAATTTTGGTGTTCACCTCCAACGGGAGATATCTGAAAAGCATTGGCAAACAGGGAGCAGCCCCCGGTGAATATGTCTCTTTGGGTGATTTCTCTTTCAAAGGAGATTCGGTTGTTGTTCAGGATAGATATAAAAAAAACTATATTATATATGATTTATACAGCACTTCATATCGTGAAGTGCCTTACAATGTTTTTCATTGGGAAATGATTTCTTTTGGAGATTGCATGTCGTTGGTTTCCAATAATATCGAATCATCGTATGGTAATTATAATCTTTTTGAATTCAATCTTAATACTGCCAAGATATTGGGCAAGAAACTTCCTTTCAAAGAGAAAGATACTGAAAAATCCACTTTTGGCTTAAAGAGATATGCAAGCAAATGTGATGATGAAGCCATGCTTATCTATCCTTTGAATGATACTATTTATACTGTAAAGAAAGATGAAATTTTCCCTTCTTATGTAATATCTTTTACAGAAAGAAATTTACCCGAAAAATTGAATGTGGATAAGAATCAGTTGTATAGATATGTTCATGAAAATAAGTTTTTGAAGGGGTGGGAATATATGCAGAATTCTCGAAAATATTTGTTAGGATATTATATAGATGATGGTTTTAAATATTTTATTTTTAATAAGCAGAATCTAAAGGTCAATGTAGGCAAGTGGCTGGTAATAGGATTTCTTGGAAATATGTCTTTCTATAATTTCTGTACGACATCTGATAACACTCTTTATACATTCTTGAATGCGGATATTTTGTTATCCAATTGGATCTCTATAAGGAAAAATTGTAAAAATGATTATTATAGAGATAAGATGGATAGAGTAGCGGAAGGATTGAATGATGATTCAAATCCAGTACTGTTTAGATGGCACTTTAAAGATGTGACAGAATGA